One Mycolicibacterium goodii genomic region harbors:
- a CDS encoding siderophore-interacting protein, with amino-acid sequence MAGRPIHTFSVVRREELTPHMVRLVLGGNNQGGGTGFGTFKPSEFTDSYVKFVIVPEGVDVSALPQPLTLDSFQDLPEAQRPTVRTYTVRDVDEQRGEISVDFVVHGELGIAGPWAAAATPGQPAYLMGPGGAFSPDPAADWYLFAGDEAAIPAISTALEALPDNAIGNVLIEVAGPDDELELKAPAGVEIKWIYRGGRADLVPEDRAGDHAPLIDAVKETPWLPGQVQVFIHGEAQAVMHNLRPYIRKERGIEAKWAASISGYWRRGRTEETFRQWKAELAKAEAEATA; translated from the coding sequence ATGGCAGGACGACCCATACACACCTTCTCGGTGGTGCGTCGTGAAGAGTTGACACCACACATGGTCAGGCTGGTGCTGGGCGGCAACAACCAGGGAGGTGGCACCGGTTTCGGCACGTTCAAGCCCAGCGAGTTCACCGATTCCTACGTCAAGTTCGTCATCGTTCCCGAGGGCGTCGACGTCAGCGCGCTGCCACAACCACTGACGCTGGACAGTTTTCAAGATCTTCCCGAGGCGCAGCGGCCGACCGTGCGCACCTACACCGTCCGCGATGTGGACGAGCAGCGCGGTGAGATCAGCGTCGACTTCGTCGTGCACGGCGAACTCGGCATCGCGGGGCCGTGGGCAGCCGCGGCGACACCGGGGCAACCGGCCTATCTGATGGGACCGGGTGGCGCATTCTCACCTGACCCGGCGGCTGACTGGTACTTGTTCGCTGGTGACGAGGCAGCCATCCCCGCGATCAGCACCGCGCTGGAGGCATTGCCGGACAACGCGATCGGCAACGTTCTCATCGAGGTCGCAGGCCCAGACGACGAACTCGAACTCAAGGCGCCCGCCGGCGTCGAGATCAAGTGGATCTACCGCGGTGGCCGGGCCGACCTGGTACCAGAGGACCGTGCGGGTGACCACGCACCGCTGATCGACGCGGTCAAGGAGACGCCGTGGCTGCCCGGTCAGGTGCAGGTGTTCATCCACGGCGAGGCGCAAGCGGTCATGCACAACCTGCGGCCCTACATCCGCAAGGAACGTGGGATCGAGGCAAAGTGGGCGGCGTCGATCTCGGGATACTGGCGGCGCGGACGCACCGAGGAGACCTTCCGGCAGTGGAAGGCCGAACTGGCAAAAGCCGAGGCTGAGGCCACCGCTTGA
- a CDS encoding FAD-dependent monooxygenase encodes MQATRRILICGGGVAGPTCAFWLQKYGYSTVVVEKANELRDGGQNVDIKGAGQTVISRMGLSENIEAKNTGECGQKYLDATGRVIVVLPKGSLGTLTNDFEILRGDFAQVLYDVTRDGCEYRFGRSVTALEQKPHCVSVTFDNDETEDFELVICAEGFHSSTREMVMPLQARLRYLGAYMAFFKIPRRPGDDKWARTVNGIGGTFITLRPGNETETTALVTFLRDDGDMHSDARDKKATLSGALIGRGTVADRILSDLESIDDLYFGPMSQVKCARWSQRRFVLLGDAAFCPTPFTGSGTALALVAAYTLAGEIKRGADHVQAFAAYERLMRPYVERAQNQLSPRRIRLLHPRSRWGVHVTHVAQRLLASRAVQNRFLQSAAMRAPAITDDFVFADYQECPTTPA; translated from the coding sequence GTGCAAGCAACTCGAAGAATCCTGATCTGTGGTGGTGGTGTCGCGGGCCCGACGTGTGCCTTCTGGCTCCAGAAGTACGGCTACTCCACTGTCGTTGTCGAAAAAGCGAACGAGTTGAGGGACGGTGGACAAAACGTCGATATCAAGGGTGCCGGACAAACTGTCATCAGCAGAATGGGGCTGTCGGAAAATATCGAAGCCAAGAACACCGGGGAATGTGGCCAGAAATATCTCGACGCCACTGGTAGGGTGATCGTGGTTTTACCAAAGGGTTCGCTGGGAACGTTGACAAACGATTTCGAAATCTTGCGAGGCGATTTCGCCCAGGTTCTTTACGACGTGACGAGAGACGGCTGTGAATACCGCTTCGGACGATCCGTCACCGCGCTCGAGCAGAAACCGCACTGCGTATCTGTCACCTTCGACAACGACGAGACCGAAGACTTCGAGCTCGTGATTTGCGCCGAGGGATTCCATTCATCGACCAGGGAAATGGTGATGCCGCTGCAAGCCAGGTTGCGGTACCTGGGAGCATATATGGCGTTCTTCAAGATTCCCCGCCGGCCCGGCGACGACAAATGGGCCCGCACGGTGAACGGCATCGGCGGAACATTCATCACGTTGCGCCCGGGAAACGAGACCGAGACCACGGCGCTGGTCACTTTTCTCAGAGATGATGGCGACATGCACAGCGACGCGCGCGACAAAAAGGCGACGCTGAGCGGGGCGCTGATCGGTCGCGGCACGGTGGCCGACCGAATCCTCTCGGATTTGGAATCGATCGACGATCTCTATTTCGGGCCGATGAGCCAGGTGAAATGCGCAAGGTGGTCGCAGAGACGTTTTGTGCTGCTCGGCGATGCCGCGTTTTGTCCTACTCCGTTCACCGGATCGGGCACGGCGTTGGCTCTGGTCGCGGCGTATACCCTGGCCGGCGAGATCAAACGCGGTGCGGATCATGTGCAAGCCTTCGCGGCGTATGAAAGGCTCATGCGGCCCTATGTCGAGAGGGCGCAGAACCAGTTGAGTCCTCGCCGCATACGGTTGCTGCATCCGCGAAGTCGGTGGGGAGTCCACGTAACGCACGTGGCGCAGAGACTCTTGGCGAGCAGGGCTGTTCAGAACCGGTTCCTCCAGAGCGCGGCGATGCGCGCACCAGCGATCACCGACGATTTCGTATTCGCCGACTACCAGGAATGCCCGACAACACCTGCATGA
- a CDS encoding AraC family transcriptional regulator — translation MAELRARPPNGAAAADGSGWLAHGFHIEAHSHTSGQLVYAASGVLATTTERGTWVALANRATWTPPGFVHSHRIYGRTDARVVVIPVDLCSAMAAHPSAYTVSPLLREVLLTLTGRPERRPGAHERLRAVVIDELVESPEQSLHLPDPSDDRLKSVTDRLRDDPAQTTTLAQLGRAAGASERTLSRLFHDELGMSFHRWRTTLRIHHALVHLTAGHTVTDTASACGWSNPASFIEAFTAIVGQTPGRYQSGLRDGA, via the coding sequence ATGGCCGAACTTCGCGCGCGGCCGCCCAACGGGGCCGCGGCAGCTGACGGTTCCGGTTGGCTCGCGCATGGGTTCCACATCGAGGCCCACTCACATACCAGCGGTCAGTTGGTGTACGCAGCCTCCGGCGTTCTGGCGACCACGACTGAACGAGGGACCTGGGTTGCGCTGGCCAATCGGGCAACGTGGACGCCACCGGGATTTGTTCACTCGCATCGGATTTACGGCCGAACCGACGCGCGCGTCGTCGTGATCCCTGTCGACTTGTGCAGCGCCATGGCGGCACATCCCAGTGCGTACACCGTGAGCCCGCTACTGCGAGAGGTTCTTCTGACGTTGACCGGTCGGCCAGAACGTCGCCCCGGTGCGCACGAGCGGCTGCGCGCCGTGGTGATCGACGAACTCGTAGAGAGTCCTGAGCAGTCACTGCACCTCCCCGATCCGAGTGATGACCGGCTCAAGTCGGTCACCGACCGGCTGCGAGACGATCCTGCCCAGACCACGACCCTTGCACAGTTGGGCCGTGCCGCGGGAGCAAGCGAACGAACTCTGAGTCGGTTGTTCCACGACGAGCTCGGCATGAGCTTTCACCGCTGGCGCACGACCTTGCGGATTCACCACGCCCTGGTTCACCTGACCGCGGGTCACACTGTCACCGACACCGCCTCCGCGTGCGGGTGGTCAAATCCGGCAAGTTTCATCGAGGCGTTCACCGCCATCGTGGGCCAGACCCCAGGCCGCTACCAATCTGGTCTTCGCGACGGCGCATAA
- the dprA gene encoding DNA-processing protein DprA yields the protein MSDEVRRAWAYLSRVAEPPCPELAALVAQHGPVEAAARVKSGKVAPELLRWVDARRESDCAERDLEVLDRLGGRLITPDDDEWPQLAFDALDRLTKRTGKAPLVLWAIGPVLLDDAVDRAAALVGTRAATAYGEHVTGELAAGLVERDVTVVSGGAYGVDGAAHRAALASEGITVAVVAGGIDNPYPAGHTALFRRISEDCLLLSEYPPGVPPGRLRFLTRNRLVAALSGATVVVEAGLRSGAANTAAWARRIGRSVCAVPGPVTSAASAGCHALLRADAHLVTRAAEVVELVGHIGELAPDEPRPAGRFDGLSEGEKQVYDALPARGAMTVDEIAVAAGIAPQHVLGPLAMLEIAGLVAGEAGSWRLTRRR from the coding sequence ATGAGCGACGAGGTACGCAGGGCGTGGGCCTACCTGTCACGCGTGGCGGAGCCGCCGTGCCCGGAACTCGCGGCGTTGGTCGCACAACACGGTCCCGTGGAGGCCGCGGCACGGGTGAAGTCAGGCAAGGTGGCACCTGAACTGTTGCGCTGGGTCGACGCCCGGCGCGAAAGCGATTGTGCAGAACGTGATCTCGAAGTGCTCGACCGGCTGGGCGGGCGGTTGATCACGCCCGATGACGACGAGTGGCCGCAGTTGGCGTTCGATGCGTTGGACCGGTTGACGAAGCGCACGGGTAAGGCGCCGTTGGTGCTGTGGGCGATCGGTCCGGTACTGCTCGACGACGCCGTCGATCGCGCGGCCGCACTTGTCGGCACGCGCGCGGCGACCGCCTACGGTGAGCATGTCACCGGTGAGCTCGCCGCCGGGCTGGTCGAGCGCGATGTCACCGTGGTGTCCGGTGGCGCGTATGGGGTTGACGGCGCCGCCCATCGTGCGGCGTTGGCGAGCGAAGGCATCACTGTCGCCGTGGTGGCCGGTGGCATCGACAACCCGTATCCCGCCGGGCACACCGCGCTGTTCCGGCGCATCAGCGAGGACTGCCTGCTGCTCAGTGAATATCCACCGGGTGTCCCTCCTGGGCGGCTGCGGTTTCTCACCCGCAACCGACTCGTCGCCGCGCTGTCGGGGGCGACGGTGGTGGTGGAGGCGGGTCTGCGCAGCGGGGCGGCCAACACTGCGGCGTGGGCGAGGAGGATCGGGCGGTCGGTCTGTGCGGTGCCCGGGCCGGTGACCTCGGCGGCGTCGGCGGGATGCCACGCGCTGCTACGTGCTGACGCGCATCTGGTGACGCGCGCGGCGGAGGTGGTGGAGCTGGTGGGCCATATCGGCGAGCTGGCCCCGGATGAACCGCGTCCGGCCGGGCGGTTCGACGGACTGAGCGAAGGGGAGAAGCAGGTCTATGACGCGTTGCCTGCGCGTGGCGCGATGACCGTCGATGAGATCGCGGTTGCGGCCGGGATCGCGCCGCAGCACGTTCTGGGGCCGCTGGCGATGCTCGAAATCGCTGGTCTGGTGGCCGGGGAGGCGGGATCGTGGCGGTTGACCAGGCGGCGGTAG
- a CDS encoding YifB family Mg chelatase-like AAA ATPase — translation MGLGRAFSVAVRGLDGVMVEIEADITSGLPGVHLVGLPDAALQESRDRVRAAITNCGSSWPMSRLTLALSPATLRKVGSVYDLALASAVLSAHTKTAWARLEKTVLLGELALDGRVRPVTGVLPAVLSAKREGWPSVVVPVDNLAEASLIDGIDVWGVRTLGQLKSWLDGKAELHGRVTPASRGPDPAPDLADVVGQFQARHAIEVAAAGAHHLMLTGPPGIGKTMLAQRLPGLLPKLSHEEALEVTAIHSVAGLLSGDTPLITVPPFVAPHHTSSVASLVGGGTGMARPGAVSRAHRGVLFLDEFAEMGARALEALRTPLEDGEIRLARRDGVACYPARFQLVLAANPCPCAPPNPADCICSAQARLRYRGKLSGPLVDRVDLRVELHPVSAGAFAPEAGESSAQVRARVAAARGAAEERWKPYGIRTNAEVAGPLLRRNFRLSKNTMAPLRVALDRGAISIRGADRCLRVAWTLADLAGRTSPTVEDVSAALSFRQAGGVG, via the coding sequence ATGGGTTTGGGCAGAGCGTTTTCCGTGGCTGTGCGTGGGTTGGACGGGGTGATGGTCGAGATCGAGGCCGACATCACGTCCGGGTTGCCCGGCGTCCATCTGGTGGGATTGCCCGACGCCGCGCTGCAGGAGTCGCGGGATCGGGTGCGCGCGGCGATCACGAACTGCGGGAGTTCCTGGCCGATGTCGCGGTTGACGCTGGCCCTGTCGCCTGCGACGCTGCGCAAGGTCGGTTCCGTGTATGACCTGGCCTTGGCGTCGGCAGTGTTGTCCGCGCACACCAAGACGGCGTGGGCGCGGCTGGAGAAGACGGTGCTTCTGGGTGAACTCGCGCTCGACGGACGGGTGCGCCCGGTGACCGGTGTGTTGCCCGCGGTGTTGTCCGCCAAGCGTGAGGGATGGCCGTCGGTGGTGGTGCCGGTCGACAACCTGGCCGAAGCGAGTCTGATCGACGGCATCGACGTCTGGGGTGTGCGCACGCTGGGGCAATTGAAGTCGTGGCTGGACGGCAAGGCCGAGTTGCACGGCCGCGTCACGCCTGCTTCGCGCGGGCCCGACCCGGCACCGGATCTCGCCGATGTGGTCGGTCAGTTCCAGGCGCGCCATGCCATCGAGGTGGCTGCCGCCGGTGCGCATCATCTCATGCTCACGGGCCCGCCGGGAATAGGGAAAACAATGTTGGCACAACGCCTTCCAGGGCTGTTGCCGAAGCTGTCGCATGAAGAGGCCCTTGAGGTGACCGCGATCCATTCAGTGGCCGGGTTGTTGTCGGGGGATACCCCTCTGATCACGGTGCCGCCCTTCGTCGCGCCGCATCACACCTCGAGCGTCGCCTCCCTGGTCGGTGGCGGAACCGGGATGGCGCGCCCCGGTGCGGTCAGCCGCGCGCACCGCGGTGTGCTGTTCCTCGACGAGTTCGCCGAGATGGGTGCCCGCGCGCTGGAGGCGTTGCGGACACCGTTGGAGGACGGGGAGATTCGACTGGCTCGTCGCGACGGGGTCGCCTGCTATCCGGCCCGCTTCCAACTCGTGCTCGCCGCGAACCCCTGCCCGTGCGCGCCGCCCAATCCGGCCGACTGCATCTGCTCGGCGCAGGCCCGGCTGCGGTATCGGGGAAAGTTGTCGGGGCCGTTGGTGGACCGGGTGGACCTGCGGGTGGAGTTGCATCCGGTCAGCGCCGGGGCGTTCGCGCCGGAGGCCGGCGAATCGTCGGCGCAGGTGCGCGCACGGGTCGCTGCGGCCCGTGGTGCGGCCGAGGAGCGCTGGAAACCGTACGGCATCCGGACCAACGCCGAGGTCGCCGGGCCGCTGCTGCGCCGCAACTTCCGGCTCTCCAAGAACACCATGGCGCCGTTGCGGGTCGCGTTGGACCGCGGAGCGATCAGCATCAGGGGGGCCGACCGCTGTCTGCGCGTCGCGTGGACGCTTGCGGATCTGGCCGGGCGAACGTCGCCGACGGTCGAGGATGTGTCGGCGGCGTTGAGTTTCCGGCAGGCCGGGGGTGTGGGATGA
- a CDS encoding YraN family protein: MSSLTRAELGALGEQVAVDHLAALGLQTLARNWRCRYGELDIVAEDAATRTVVFVEVKTRSGDGFGGLAEAVTHQKVRRIRRLAAIWLSEQDMHWAALRIDVIGVRVGRRREPEIVHLAGVG, from the coding sequence GAACAGGTTGCCGTCGACCATCTGGCGGCTCTGGGATTGCAGACGCTGGCCCGCAATTGGCGGTGCCGGTACGGCGAGTTGGACATCGTCGCTGAGGACGCGGCCACCCGCACTGTGGTGTTCGTCGAGGTGAAGACCCGCAGCGGTGACGGTTTCGGCGGGTTGGCCGAGGCGGTGACGCATCAGAAGGTGCGCCGGATCCGTCGGCTCGCCGCGATCTGGCTGTCCGAGCAGGACATGCACTGGGCGGCGCTGCGGATCGACGTCATCGGAGTGCGGGTGGGCCGGCGTCGCGAACCCGAGATCGTCCACCTGGCGGGGGTGGGTTGA